The Brachionichthys hirsutus isolate HB-005 chromosome 8, CSIRO-AGI_Bhir_v1, whole genome shotgun sequence genome contains a region encoding:
- the st7l gene encoding suppressor of tumorigenicity 7 protein-like: MEETAGSNPQSLGFTEKLKSWLSWSWTYVCFIWLGMVLIMIYVLWSPLKLQETLTSASVFLNTLTPKFYVALTGTSSLISGLILIFEWWYFRKYGTSFIEQVSVSHLRPLLGGVESSSTTGLFTSVNGEAEPRPSVSECKVWRNPLNLFRGAEYNRYTWVTGKEPLTYYDMNLSAQDHQTFFTGDTPQLKPEDAVMQKAWRERNPQARIRAAYQAIEVNHDCAAAYVLLAEEEATTITEAERLFRKALIIAGKDINLLVYIKRRLAMCARKLGRIKEAVKMMRDLMKEFPLLGMLNIHENLLEALLELQAYADVQAVLAKYDDISLPKSATICYTSALLKARAVSDKFSPEAASRRGLSTAEMNAVEAIHRAVEFNPHVPKYLLEMKSLILPPEHILKRGDSEAVAYAFFHLQHWKRAEGALNLLHCTWEGTFRIIPYPLEKGHLFYPYPGCTETADRELLPSFHEVSVYPKKELPFFILFTAGLCSFTAMLAMLTHQFPELMGVFAKAFFSTLFAPLGFFADKMESFMPASFWHQLTRI, translated from the exons ATGGAGGAGACCGCTGGCAGTAATCCCCAGTCTCTCGGATTCACAGAGAAGTTAAAGTCTTGGCTCTCTTGGTCATGGACCTACGTGTGCTTCATATGGTTGGGCATGGTGCTGATCATGATCTACGTCCTGTGGAGCccgctgaagctgcaggaaacTCTTACCTCCG CCTCGGTGTTTCTAAACACGCTGACACCCAAATTCTATGTGGCCCTCACTGGAACCTCGTCTCTCATCTCCGGACTCATCCTT ATATTTGAGTGGTGGTATTTCCGTAAATACGGGACTTCGTTTATTGAGCAAGTGTCGGTGAGCCACTTGCGTCCTCTTCTGGGTGGAGTCGAGAGCAGCTCCACAACTGGGCTGTTCACGTCAGTTAATGGAGAGGCAGAACCGAGGCCCAGTGTTtcag AGTGTAAGGTCTGGAGAAACCCCCTAAATCTGTTCAGAGGGGCAGAGTACAACAG GTATACCTGGGTGACGGGAAAGGAACCCTTGACGTACTACGATATGAACCTGTCTGCTCAAGACCATCAGACCTTCTTCACAGGAGACACTCCGCAGTTAAAGCCAGAGGACGCTG TCATGCAGAAagcctggagagagagaaatcctCAAGCCAGGATCCGAGCAGCTTACCAGGCGATAGAAGTGAACCATGA CTGTGCTGCAGCCTACGTGCTCTTAGCCGAGGAAGAAGCCACCACGATCACAGAAGCCGAACGCCTCTTCAGAAAAGCACTTATCATAG CTGGAAAAGACATCAACTTATTGGTGTACATTAAACGCAGACTGGCGATGTGTGCGCGGAAACTGGGACGGATTAAAGAAGCTGTTAAAATGATGAGAGAT TTAATGAAGGAGTTCCCGCTCCTGGGAATGTTGAATATACACGAAAACCTCTTGGAGGCACTTTTAGAACTGCAGGCTTACGCTGATGTCCAAGCAGTCCTCGCCAAATATGACG ACATCAGCTTGCCCAAATCGGCGACTATATGCTACACGTCTGCCCTGCTGAAAGCGCGGGCTGTGTCGGATAA GTTCTCTCCAGAGGCCGCATCGAGGCGAGGGCTCAGCACAGCGGAGATGAACGCCGTGGAGGCCATACACAGAGCCGTTGAGTTCAATCCACATGTGCCAAAG TACTTATTGGAGATGAAGAGCCTGATCCTGCCTCCAGAGCACATACTGAAGAGGGGTGACAGCGAAGCAGTGGCATATGCATTCTTCCACCTGCAGCACTGGAAGAGGGCAGAGGGAGCCTTAAACCTTCTACACTGCACCTGGGAGGGCA CCTTCCGGATAATTCCCTACCCACTAGAGAAGGGCCACCTCTTTTACCCCTACCCAGGATGCACAGAAACTGCAGACAGGGAACTACTGCCCT caTTCCATGAGGTGTCTGTGTACCCGAAGAAAGAGCTtcccttcttcatcctcttcacaGCAGGCCTTTGCTCGTTCACCGCCATGCTGGCCATGCTCACACATCAGTTCCCTGAGCTCATGGGTGTCTTTGCCAAAGCA tTCTTCAGTACACTCTTTGCACCCTTGGGTTTCTTTGCAGACAAGATGGAAAGCTTCATGCCGGCCAGTTTTTGGCACCAGCTGACGCGAATCTGA
- the wnt2ba gene encoding wingless-type MMTV integration site family, member 2Ba produces MDTKEHEAGPPGCTEERLMFCRTLSDSSRTMGIRNGTKRQLQGNAHCVSILLLLIFTPRVDSSWWYIGALGARVICDNIPGLVNKQRQLCQRHPDLMQSVGEGAKEWIKECQHQFRHHRWNCSTLERDHTVFGRVMLRGSREAAFVYAISSAGVVYAITRACSQGELKICNCDSQKRGRGSDERGDFDWGGCSDDINYGIKFAKAFVDARERMVKDARALMNLHNNRCGRMAVKRFMKPECKCHGVSGSCSLRTCWLAMSDFRQTGDYLRKKYNTAIEVTMNQDGTGFMVADRDFKGSTKNELVYVENSPDYCLTDRPAGSLGTAGRECNKSSRDTNSCEVMCCGRGYDTMRIKRVTKCDCKFKWCCDVECKDCEDMVDVHTCKPYKRPDWLDITNH; encoded by the exons ATGGACACCAAGGAACACGAAGCCGGCCCACCTGGATGCACCGAG GAGCGACTGATGTTTTGTCGGACTTtgtcagacagcagcagaacGATGGGGATCAGGAATGGGACGAAAAGGCAACTCCAAGGCAACGCGCACTGCGTCTCTATTTTGCTTCTCCTCATTTTCACGCCCAGAGTGGATTCGTCGTGGTG GTACATCGGAGCACTGGGTGCTCGGGTGATCTGCGACAACATTCCCGGCCTGGTGAACAAGCAGCGGCAGCTGTGCCAGCGGCACCCAGACCTGATGCAGTCCGTTGGCGAGGGAGCCAAAGAGTGGATCAAAGAATGCCAGCACCAGTTCAGACACCATCGCTGGAACTGCAGCACCCTGGAGCGGGACCACACCGTGTTCGGCCGGGTGATGCTGAGAG GCAGTCGAGAGGCAGCGTTCGTATACGCCATCTCTTCAGCAGGAGTGGTGTATGCCATCACCAGGGCCTGCAGCCAGGGAGAGCTGAAGATCTGCAACTGTGACAGCCAAAAGCGAGGGCGAGGTAGCGATGAGAGGGGTGACTTCGACTGGGGCGGATGCAGTGACGACATCAACTATGGCATAAAGTTTGCAAAAGCCTTCGTGGATGCTCGGGAAAGGATGGTAAAAGACGCCCGCGCATTGATGAATCTGCACAACAACCGCTGTGGTCGTATG GCGGTGAAGCGCTTTATGAAGCCGGAGTGCAAGTGCCACGGGGTCAGTGGCTCCTGCTCTCTGAGAACCTGCTGGCTGGCCATGTCTGACTTCAGGCAAACTGGAGACTACCTCCGCAAGAAGTACAACACGGCGATCGAGGTGACCATGAACCAGGATGGGACCGGCTTCATGGTGGCCGACAGGGACTTCAAGGGAAGCACCAAGAACGAGCTGGTGTATGTGGAGAACTCACCGGATTACTGCCTCACGGACCGACCAGCAG GCTCCTTGGGCACAGCGGGCAGAGAGTGCAACAAGTCCTCAAGAGACACCAACAGCTGTGAGGTCAtgtgctgtgggcggggctatGACACCATGCGCATCAAACGTGTCACCAAGTGTGACTGCAAGTTCAAATGGTGCTGTGACGTGGAGTGCAAAGACTGTGAGGACATGGTAGACGTTCACACCTGCAAGCCCTACAAGCGACCCGATTGGCTGGACATCACCAATCACTGA